The Aurantiacibacter gangjinensis genome includes a region encoding these proteins:
- a CDS encoding alpha/beta hydrolase — translation MTDTLEVSGQSIAYRHNPGTGAETGPAIVFLPGYMSDMAGGKATATFDWCTARGRECLLLDYSGCGMSSGDFADGTLSGWRDEVLAVIDTKVASDRVIIAGSSMGGWLMLMVGRELGGRLHALVGIAAAPDFTDWGFDETQKAQLRAGETIFEDSDYGYDPMPTHARFWHDGEANRQLTAIIPITCPVRLLHGQEDRDVPSETSLRLAAALASEDVQVTLVKGGDHRLSRDTDIALLLQTYATL, via the coding sequence ATGACAGATACACTCGAAGTGAGCGGGCAAAGCATCGCCTACCGCCACAATCCCGGCACCGGCGCGGAGACAGGCCCGGCCATCGTCTTCCTGCCCGGCTATATGTCCGACATGGCCGGCGGCAAGGCGACCGCGACCTTCGACTGGTGCACGGCGCGGGGGCGCGAGTGCCTGCTGCTCGATTATTCCGGCTGCGGAATGAGTAGCGGCGACTTTGCCGATGGCACGCTGTCTGGCTGGCGCGACGAAGTGCTGGCGGTGATCGACACCAAAGTGGCGTCCGACAGGGTCATCATCGCAGGCTCATCCATGGGCGGGTGGCTGATGCTGATGGTGGGCCGCGAGCTAGGCGGTCGCCTGCATGCGCTGGTGGGCATCGCCGCAGCGCCCGACTTCACCGATTGGGGTTTCGACGAGACGCAGAAGGCGCAGCTGCGTGCTGGCGAGACGATCTTCGAGGATAGCGATTATGGCTACGATCCCATGCCGACCCATGCCCGCTTCTGGCACGACGGCGAAGCAAATCGCCAGCTGACCGCCATCATCCCCATTACGTGTCCGGTGCGCCTGCTGCATGGGCAGGAAGACCGCGATGTGCCGAGCGAAACCTCGCTCCGCCTCGCCGCAGCGCTTGCCAGCGAGGATGTGCAGGTCACGCTAGTAAAAGGCGGCGATCATCGCCTCTCGCGCGACACCGACATCGCCTTGCTGCTGCAAACCTACGCCACGCTTTGA